Proteins encoded by one window of Desulfobacterales bacterium:
- a CDS encoding ATP-binding protein, protein MEMVLNSKMDSNGFGVIKLPNSLNILLQSSFENIDRVNAETKNFLIEKGLKSETFSVCLVLREGLTNAVRHAHKYDESKIIKYSLKIRCNCLIMTIEDQGDGFDWVSAKKRNPPPESDHGRGISIMTKYFNRCRYNKKGNKLMLIKVLDTK, encoded by the coding sequence ATGGAAATGGTTTTAAACAGCAAAATGGATTCAAACGGATTTGGCGTTATAAAATTGCCTAATTCCCTAAATATTTTATTGCAATCATCTTTTGAAAACATTGATCGTGTTAATGCTGAAACAAAAAATTTTCTCATTGAAAAAGGTCTTAAATCTGAAACTTTTTCTGTATGTCTTGTATTAAGAGAAGGTTTAACTAATGCGGTTAGGCATGCGCACAAATATGATGAGTCAAAAATTATAAAATATTCCTTAAAAATAAGATGTAATTGTCTTATTATGACAATTGAGGATCAAGGCGATGGTTTTGATTGGGTTAGCGCAAAAAAAAGGAATCCTCCGCCTGAGTCTGACCATGGTAGAGGAATATCCATAATGACTAAATATTTTAATAGGTGTAGGTATAATAAAAAAGGCAACAAATTAATGTTAATTAAAGTTTTAGATACCAAGTAG
- a CDS encoding SpoIIE family protein phosphatase, with amino-acid sequence MGSERLSILVVDDNPVNLKLIESTLVKEGYKVLTAIDGPSGKKIATDAKPDLILLDIQMPGEDGFEVIKYLKKQSVTASIPVIFLTGVSEINSKLEGFELGAVDYITKPFHPQEVIARVRLHLKLSLATNSLIASQAAKLRQIKEAQKSMLITPEMQPDAKFGVYYVALHEAGGDFYEVLPISENIYAYFVADFSGHDIKTAYLTSSIKALLKQNCTPIYEPSESIKMINDVLVEILPDGKYLTACYARLNRKTKQMTIINMGHPAVVYVPKDGNPRLINLEGDVLGIFKDVYFGKENISVSPGDRFYLYSDGLIESAECKKIWCEGLGDILEACSQVMDIPIREAPQKIVNMLLKDSEKKEDDVVLLGIEI; translated from the coding sequence ATGGGAAGTGAGCGTCTTTCAATACTTGTGGTAGATGATAACCCTGTAAATTTAAAATTAATTGAGTCAACCCTTGTAAAAGAAGGGTATAAAGTTCTTACAGCTATTGATGGTCCATCTGGAAAAAAAATAGCTACAGATGCAAAGCCGGATTTAATCCTTCTTGATATTCAAATGCCAGGAGAAGATGGTTTTGAAGTAATAAAATACCTTAAAAAACAATCTGTAACCGCCTCAATTCCAGTTATATTTTTAACAGGTGTAAGCGAAATTAATTCTAAGCTTGAAGGGTTTGAATTGGGAGCAGTCGATTATATAACAAAGCCTTTTCATCCCCAAGAGGTAATTGCGCGTGTAAGGCTCCATTTAAAGCTTTCCCTTGCTACTAATTCTTTAATTGCATCACAAGCAGCAAAGCTAAGGCAGATTAAAGAAGCTCAAAAATCAATGCTTATTACACCTGAAATGCAGCCTGATGCAAAATTTGGGGTCTATTATGTCGCTCTCCATGAAGCAGGTGGAGATTTTTATGAGGTATTGCCAATTTCTGAGAATATTTACGCTTATTTTGTTGCAGATTTTTCAGGCCATGATATCAAAACAGCTTATCTAACTTCTTCCATTAAAGCACTTCTTAAACAAAACTGTACTCCAATATATGAGCCTTCTGAAAGCATTAAAATGATCAATGATGTTTTAGTGGAAATTTTACCTGATGGAAAATATCTTACCGCTTGCTATGCAAGGCTGAATAGAAAAACAAAACAAATGACTATAATAAATATGGGGCATCCAGCAGTTGTTTATGTTCCTAAAGATGGTAACCCAAGGTTAATAAATTTAGAAGGAGACGTTCTTGGAATATTTAAAGATGTTTATTTTGGAAAAGAAAATATAAGTGTATCTCCAGGGGACAGATTTTATTTATATTCCGATGGACTTATTGAGTCTGCTGAATGTAAAAAAATTTGGTGTGAAGGGTTAGGAGATATTCTTGAAGCTTGTAGTCAAGTAATGGATATTCCAATTAGAGAAGCCCCTCAGAAAATTGTTAATATGCTTTTAAAAGACTCCGAAAAAAAGGAAGACGATGTAGTTCTCCTTGGTATAGAAATTTAA
- a CDS encoding GHKL domain-containing protein encodes MKNKPNKHDNEFDRMLKWIMFTRVLFATFLLSSIIFIRLRENSPPLSTQLIFLYELTAGILVISFIYSITFKFLNKKIIFAYIQILIDTFIVSLMLYATGGFSSFFLFLYLVVIIYSSMLLFRRGSMLIASLCSIQYGILVNLEYYKILIPLGLEDDSLIANYSIGEIVYKVFITIISCFAVSFLSSLLSEQERKTKKELIAMENHLKRVEKMALIGEMAAGMAHEIKNPLASLTGSIQILREDSKFDPDYDRLMQIIIREADRLNSLLSDFLMFAKPQTGKSETLDLSEALDEIIELFEKNITCRDKITIIKDYTTNIFVEIDPIHLRQIIWNLLLNSSEAVSKKGLIEIKTSKLKNTYALLEIIDNGCGMSKETMKSIFDPFFTTKKNGTGLGLSIVHRILESYNCWIDVKSDIGQGTTFSLSLKLSNLTT; translated from the coding sequence ATGAAAAATAAGCCAAATAAACATGATAACGAATTTGATAGAATGCTGAAATGGATCATGTTTACAAGAGTTCTTTTTGCAACATTTCTTCTAAGTTCAATCATTTTCATAAGGCTTAGAGAAAACTCCCCCCCACTTTCTACTCAACTTATATTTTTATATGAATTAACAGCAGGAATCTTAGTTATATCTTTCATATATTCTATTACATTTAAATTCTTAAATAAAAAAATAATCTTTGCATATATTCAAATACTTATAGACACATTCATTGTATCCCTAATGCTCTACGCTACAGGAGGTTTTTCAAGCTTTTTTTTATTTCTTTATCTTGTTGTTATTATTTACTCAAGCATGCTCCTTTTTAGAAGGGGCAGTATGTTAATTGCCTCTTTATGCAGCATCCAATATGGAATTTTAGTTAATCTTGAGTATTACAAAATTCTAATACCACTTGGATTAGAAGATGATTCTTTAATAGCTAATTATTCAATTGGAGAAATTGTTTATAAAGTTTTTATTACGATTATAAGCTGTTTTGCGGTTTCATTTTTAAGCAGCCTTCTTTCAGAACAAGAGAGGAAAACAAAAAAAGAACTTATAGCAATGGAAAATCATTTAAAAAGGGTTGAAAAAATGGCGCTAATTGGAGAAATGGCTGCCGGAATGGCTCATGAAATAAAAAACCCCCTTGCGTCCCTTACAGGTTCAATTCAGATATTAAGAGAAGATAGCAAATTTGACCCTGATTATGACCGATTAATGCAAATAATAATAAGGGAAGCTGATAGGCTTAATTCTCTCCTAAGTGATTTTTTAATGTTCGCAAAGCCACAAACTGGAAAATCTGAGACTTTAGACCTAAGTGAAGCATTAGATGAAATAATAGAACTCTTTGAAAAAAATATAACTTGTAGAGATAAAATAACTATAATAAAAGATTATACTACTAATATATTTGTTGAAATAGACCCTATTCATTTGCGGCAAATAATATGGAATCTACTTTTAAATTCATCTGAAGCTGTTTCTAAAAAAGGTTTAATTGAAATAAAAACATCTAAGCTAAAAAATACCTATGCTTTGTTAGAAATAATTGATAATGGCTGCGGAATGTCAAAGGAAACCATGAAATCTATTTTTGACCCCTTCTTTACAACAAAAAAGAATGGAACAGGACTAGGACTCTCAATTGTCCACAGAATACTTGAATCATATAACTGCTGGATAGATGTAAAAAGCGATATTGGGCAAGGTACTACCTTTTCACTATCTCTAAAATTATCTAACCTCACAACTTAA
- a CDS encoding type II secretion system F family protein — protein sequence MPVYQWKGKNRLGETKKGEVEAQNEDSVRHKLHAMKITPEVVKPKPKDIFENIGFLQPKVSDKDVIIFARQFSTMIDAGLPIIQCLDILYSQQENITFKKTLKQIKDSVEGGETFADALKKFPNLFDELFVNMIAAGEAGGILDVILRRLAAYMEKAAKLKAQLKGAMTYPIVTICIAIAVVGVILVFVIPAFESMFKDFGGSLPAPTQFVVDASNFVQNNILYIIGSIVAFFVFFKKFKKTPAGKAYLDNLSLKLPVMGILIRKVAVAKFTRTMGTMLQSGVAILDALDIVAKTAGNKTVEKSIYSVRSAISEGRTMADPLSETGVFPQMVCQMIAVGESTGAVDIMLEKIADFYDEEVDQAVENLTAMIEPFMLVFLGVVVGGLVVSMYLPVFKMAGAIG from the coding sequence ATGCCGGTTTATCAATGGAAGGGCAAAAATAGATTAGGAGAAACAAAAAAGGGAGAAGTTGAAGCTCAAAATGAGGATTCAGTTAGACATAAACTTCATGCTATGAAGATAACTCCTGAGGTTGTCAAACCTAAGCCAAAGGATATATTTGAAAACATTGGTTTTCTTCAGCCAAAGGTTTCAGACAAAGACGTAATAATATTTGCAAGGCAATTTTCAACAATGATAGATGCTGGCCTTCCTATAATTCAATGCCTTGACATTCTTTATTCCCAACAAGAAAATATAACTTTTAAAAAAACATTAAAACAAATTAAGGATTCAGTTGAAGGTGGAGAAACATTTGCAGATGCTTTAAAAAAATTCCCAAACCTTTTTGATGAACTTTTTGTTAACATGATTGCAGCCGGTGAAGCTGGAGGTATTCTTGATGTTATTTTACGAAGACTTGCAGCATATATGGAAAAAGCTGCAAAGCTTAAAGCTCAACTTAAAGGCGCAATGACTTATCCTATCGTTACAATTTGCATAGCGATAGCAGTAGTTGGCGTAATTTTAGTATTTGTTATTCCTGCTTTTGAATCAATGTTTAAAGACTTTGGAGGATCTCTACCTGCTCCTACTCAATTTGTTGTAGATGCGAGTAATTTTGTCCAAAATAATATTCTTTACATTATAGGCTCTATAGTTGCTTTTTTTGTTTTTTTCAAAAAATTTAAAAAAACCCCCGCCGGAAAAGCATATTTAGACAATCTTTCTCTAAAACTTCCTGTTATGGGTATTTTAATAAGGAAGGTTGCGGTAGCTAAATTTACAAGAACTATGGGAACAATGCTACAAAGTGGTGTTGCTATACTTGACGCCCTTGATATTGTTGCTAAAACAGCAGGTAACAAAACAGTTGAAAAATCTATCTATTCTGTTCGTTCAGCTATCTCTGAAGGTAGAACTATGGCCGACCCCCTTTCTGAAACAGGCGTTTTTCCTCAAATGGTATGTCAAATGATAGCGGTTGGAGAATCTACTGGAGCTGTTGATATTATGCTTGAAAAAATAGCTGATTTTTATGATGAAGAAGTTGATCAGGCTGTAGAAAATTTAACAGCAATGATAGAACCATTTATGTTAGTATTTTTAGGAGTAGTTGTAGGAGGTCTTGTCGTATCAATGTATCTGCCTGTATTCAAAATGGCAGGAGCTATTGGATAA
- a CDS encoding adenosylhomocysteinase, translating into MALSSLQQQNDFLELNPSLPYKIADINLADLGIKEMQLSQNEMPGLMAVREKYGQDKPLKGLKIMGSLHMTIQTAMLIETLYALGADIRWASCNIFSTQDHAASAIVQKNLAAVFAWKNETLEEYWWCTEQALTWPDGSGPDLLVDDGGDATIFIHQGVEIEENPSLLEKKYDSKDMQCLMDRLKASYKKNPARWKNIAAKIKGVSEETTTGVHRLYQLASQGKLLFPAINVNDSVTKSKFDNLYGCRESLADGIKRATDIMMSGKVVVICGYGDVGKGCAASMRGFGARVVITEIDPICALQAAMEGYEVVTLDGIAPYGDIFVTATGCCDIICGKHMEMMKNEAIICNIGHFDSEIEISYLYNNPACKRINIKPQVDKWILPSGKSIIVLAEGRLVNLGCATGHPSFVMSNSFTNQCLAQIDLATKSHEKNVYTLSKILDEEVARLHLGRLSAKLTKLTQKQADYLGIKVDGPYKPEHYRY; encoded by the coding sequence ATGGCGTTATCATCCCTACAACAGCAAAATGATTTTCTTGAACTTAACCCTTCTCTTCCTTATAAAATTGCAGATATAAATCTCGCAGATTTAGGAATAAAAGAAATGCAATTATCCCAAAATGAAATGCCTGGATTAATGGCTGTAAGAGAAAAATATGGACAAGACAAACCCCTTAAAGGACTCAAGATAATGGGTAGTCTTCATATGACTATCCAAACAGCTATGCTTATTGAAACACTTTATGCTCTTGGAGCTGATATAAGATGGGCGTCCTGTAATATATTTTCAACTCAAGACCATGCTGCATCAGCTATAGTACAAAAAAATCTTGCTGCTGTTTTTGCTTGGAAAAATGAAACGCTCGAAGAATATTGGTGGTGTACAGAACAAGCTTTAACATGGCCAGATGGAAGTGGTCCAGACCTTTTAGTTGATGATGGAGGGGATGCTACCATCTTCATACATCAAGGGGTTGAAATTGAGGAAAATCCATCTTTACTTGAAAAAAAATATGATAGTAAAGACATGCAATGTCTTATGGATCGTTTAAAAGCAAGTTATAAAAAAAATCCTGCCCGATGGAAAAATATCGCAGCAAAAATTAAAGGTGTTTCTGAAGAAACAACTACAGGGGTTCACAGACTGTACCAGCTCGCTTCCCAAGGGAAGCTTCTTTTTCCCGCTATAAACGTAAATGATTCTGTTACAAAATCAAAATTTGATAACCTTTATGGTTGCCGAGAATCCCTCGCGGATGGAATCAAAAGGGCTACAGACATTATGATGTCTGGCAAAGTTGTAGTAATATGTGGTTATGGCGATGTTGGAAAAGGTTGCGCTGCTTCAATGAGAGGATTTGGAGCACGAGTTGTAATTACAGAAATCGACCCTATCTGCGCTCTTCAAGCAGCAATGGAAGGATATGAGGTAGTGACTCTGGATGGAATAGCTCCTTACGGAGATATTTTCGTTACTGCTACAGGATGCTGTGATATTATATGTGGAAAACACATGGAAATGATGAAAAATGAAGCTATAATTTGTAATATTGGCCATTTTGATAGTGAAATCGAAATAAGTTATCTTTACAACAATCCTGCATGTAAGAGAATAAATATAAAACCTCAAGTTGATAAATGGATTTTACCATCAGGGAAATCAATTATAGTTCTTGCTGAAGGACGACTTGTGAATTTAGGATGTGCAACAGGTCATCCAAGCTTTGTAATGAGCAACAGTTTTACTAATCAATGTCTTGCTCAAATAGACCTTGCTACAAAATCCCATGAAAAAAATGTGTATACCCTTTCTAAAATTCTTGATGAAGAAGTTGCAAGATTACATTTAGGTAGGCTTAGCGCAAAACTTACAAAATTGACACAAAAACAAGCCGATTATCTTGGCATAAAAGTTGATGGACCATATAAGCCAGAACATTATAGATATTAA
- the lysS gene encoding lysine--tRNA ligase codes for MVEDKNNAIDKKLTKIDELKNKNIELFPNDFKVSHSIKDIFNIIDTGSILNEYDPEFSMAGRIMAINKFGKSLFIRIKDRTGRIQAYIQKNIVGDENYEIFKLFDIGDFIGVKGGAFKTKTGEWTIFVKTFKLLCKALRPLPEKFHGLKDPEKRYRQRYLDIIMNNDVRDIFIKRTKMIQSIRSFFLKNDFLEVETPMMQIIPGGAEAKPFITYHNALDMSMYLRIAPELYLKRLVVGGFERVFEINRNFRNEGISTQHNPEFTMLEFYQAYANYEDLMNFTEELFRTILNDINGSTQLEYQGSIINFEGQWKRINLYDSLLEIGGLLPEILNDKEKLLNFADEKGITIQKKEKLGKILTKLFDALVEPKLIQPTFITGYPVEVSPLSRKNKNNPELTDRFELFIAGREIANGFSELNDPWDQKERFLMQVKEREEGDEEAHYMDEDYILALEYGMPPTAGEGIGIDRLAMLLTNSSSIREVILFPHMKQR; via the coding sequence ATGGTAGAAGACAAAAATAATGCTATAGATAAAAAATTAACAAAAATTGATGAATTAAAAAATAAAAATATCGAACTATTTCCCAATGACTTTAAGGTTTCCCATTCAATCAAAGACATTTTTAATATCATTGATACAGGCTCTATTCTGAATGAATATGACCCTGAATTTTCAATGGCAGGAAGGATAATGGCTATAAATAAATTTGGGAAATCCTTATTCATAAGGATCAAAGACAGAACTGGACGTATTCAAGCATACATCCAGAAAAATATAGTTGGCGATGAAAATTATGAGATTTTTAAATTATTTGATATTGGAGATTTTATTGGTGTTAAAGGAGGCGCTTTCAAAACAAAAACAGGCGAATGGACTATTTTTGTAAAAACTTTTAAGCTCCTATGCAAAGCTTTAAGACCTTTGCCAGAAAAATTTCATGGTTTAAAGGACCCTGAAAAAAGATATAGACAAAGATATCTCGATATTATTATGAATAACGATGTTAGGGATATCTTTATCAAAAGAACTAAAATGATACAATCAATACGCTCTTTTTTTCTTAAAAACGATTTTTTGGAAGTTGAAACTCCAATGATGCAGATAATTCCAGGAGGAGCTGAAGCTAAGCCTTTTATAACTTATCATAACGCTTTGGATATGAGTATGTATCTTAGAATAGCTCCAGAGCTATATTTAAAGCGTCTTGTAGTTGGAGGCTTTGAAAGAGTCTTTGAAATTAACAGGAATTTTAGAAATGAAGGGATATCAACTCAGCATAATCCAGAGTTTACAATGCTTGAATTTTATCAGGCTTACGCTAATTATGAAGACTTAATGAATTTTACAGAAGAGCTATTCAGAACAATTCTAAATGACATAAATGGATCTACACAATTAGAATATCAAGGATCTATAATTAATTTTGAAGGACAGTGGAAAAGAATAAATCTTTACGATTCTTTATTGGAAATAGGAGGACTGCTTCCTGAAATATTAAATGATAAAGAAAAACTTCTGAATTTTGCCGATGAAAAAGGCATTACAATTCAAAAAAAAGAAAAATTAGGAAAAATTTTGACTAAACTATTTGACGCCCTTGTTGAACCTAAATTAATTCAGCCTACATTCATAACCGGTTACCCTGTTGAAGTCTCTCCTTTATCACGAAAAAATAAAAATAATCCTGAACTTACTGATAGATTTGAACTTTTTATTGCTGGAAGAGAAATTGCTAATGGTTTTTCTGAATTAAACGACCCTTGGGATCAAAAAGAAAGATTTCTAATGCAGGTTAAAGAAAGGGAAGAAGGCGACGAAGAAGCCCACTATATGGACGAAGATTATATTCTTGCATTAGAATACGGTATGCCGCCTACTGCTGGCGAAGGAATAGGTATTGACAGACTTGCAATGCTGCTTACAAACTCTTCTTCAATACGAGAGGTAATATTATTTCCTCATATGAAGCAAAGGTAA
- the ychF gene encoding redox-regulated ATPase YchF — protein MKIGLIGLKGAGKSTIFEALTLNIANENTKAEDRIGTVEVPDERVDFLSKIYNPKKTIYAKIQYYLAGNSSLNENTNKEHKIWTNVKDCDALIHVVRNFNLYGYEKPEPFKDFFSLNQDLIFYDFAVVEKRLERIELDKKRGKPISNEEVLLLHECFKHLEKGLALRKFSSLSDDKLLRGYTFVSGKPIIVLFNNDDDDDNMPANKNDNFDEDAMLIRGKLENELAQMSKTEAEDFFTEFNITELAMTRVIKQSYTTLGLISFFTVGEDEVRAWTIKKNTTAIDAAEVIHSDIKKGFIRAEVLAYKHFVEAGSYQEAKKRGTARLEGKTYIVEDGDIINFRFNI, from the coding sequence ATGAAAATTGGTCTAATTGGATTAAAAGGTGCTGGAAAATCAACTATATTTGAAGCATTAACATTAAATATCGCAAATGAAAATACTAAAGCTGAAGATCGCATAGGAACTGTTGAGGTTCCAGATGAAAGAGTTGATTTTTTAAGCAAAATTTACAACCCCAAAAAAACTATCTATGCCAAAATACAATATTATCTCGCCGGAAATTCATCCTTAAACGAAAATACCAATAAAGAACATAAAATTTGGACAAACGTTAAAGACTGTGACGCACTTATTCATGTTGTTCGCAACTTCAATTTATATGGTTATGAAAAACCCGAACCATTTAAAGATTTCTTCAGTTTGAATCAAGATTTAATTTTTTATGACTTTGCTGTAGTTGAAAAACGCCTTGAAAGAATAGAACTTGATAAAAAAAGGGGAAAACCAATAAGTAATGAAGAAGTATTACTTCTACATGAATGCTTTAAACATCTTGAAAAAGGACTTGCTTTAAGAAAATTCTCTTCTTTATCTGATGATAAGCTATTAAGGGGATACACTTTTGTTTCAGGCAAGCCAATTATTGTCTTATTTAATAATGACGATGATGACGATAACATGCCTGCAAACAAAAACGATAATTTTGATGAAGATGCAATGTTAATAAGAGGCAAATTAGAAAATGAGCTTGCCCAAATGTCAAAAACAGAAGCTGAAGATTTTTTTACTGAATTCAATATAACAGAATTAGCTATGACAAGGGTTATTAAACAGTCATATACAACTCTCGGATTAATATCTTTTTTTACTGTTGGGGAAGATGAAGTTAGAGCTTGGACAATAAAAAAAAATACTACTGCCATTGATGCTGCAGAAGTTATACATTCGGATATAAAAAAAGGCTTTATTAGAGCGGAAGTTCTTGCCTATAAACATTTTGTAGAAGCAGGTTCCTACCAAGAGGCAAAAAAAAGAGGTACAGCCAGATTAGAAGGAAAAACTTATATTGTAGAAGATGGCGACATAATCAATTTTAGATTTAATATATAA
- a CDS encoding Hpt domain-containing protein, with translation MDLKELASNLGLEDDEFYELVELFISTAGADLEKLENAYNNREAKDASRAAHSLKGSSANLGFIDLSAIAKKAEELAMNKDLETIGSLVGKLKEKLAVIEKKLEESGYKS, from the coding sequence TTGGACTTAAAAGAATTAGCATCTAATTTAGGTTTAGAAGATGATGAATTTTATGAGCTTGTTGAACTTTTTATATCAACGGCTGGAGCTGACCTTGAAAAATTAGAAAACGCTTATAATAATAGAGAAGCAAAAGATGCTTCAAGGGCGGCTCATTCTCTAAAGGGGTCTTCAGCTAATCTTGGCTTTATCGATCTATCTGCTATAGCAAAAAAAGCTGAAGAATTGGCTATGAATAAAGACTTAGAAACGATAGGGAGTTTAGTTGGTAAATTAAAGGAAAAACTAGCTGTAATAGAAAAAAAATTAGAGGAATCAGGATATAAATCTTAA